A genomic window from Pocillopora verrucosa isolate sample1 chromosome 7, ASM3666991v2, whole genome shotgun sequence includes:
- the LOC131769969 gene encoding calcium-activated potassium channel subunit beta-3, producing MDAQKESRLVGTVVHPNDESNGGQRGTGMEPPPPYTQVPQYREENPQVIQNPTIQQQWPTQPGSNFAGSAQQGQQQPSYSQQPGAFHLYNTGYPRQYYPGPNVVSGEVNHRRQQEITIQQGIANTVVISRRYPRRSCAYRLTRLGVSFFLVGLVLLIVLGVLIVHPTMNDMKLKKAVCIVTSSEMTGEDKSCSCGRYCSSSYPCLEIRVGYHASGEEHIAYLYENVYDSKNKCSTQPCNTYGNVESVSSFENKYGRVHDTYTCFYNQKKLDEVFLTRSSVKSDKMKILHCILWPMLIIAMSVGLLGTLFCRSKGHCCFKKTNGSSVPYQGLQPTA from the exons ATGGACGCCCAGAAGGAATCTAGGCTGGTTGGGACTGTTGTTCACCCAAATGACGAATCTAACGGAGGACAACGTGGAACTGGAATGGAACCTCCACCGCCATACACTCAAGTGCCACAGTATAGAGAGGAAAACCCACAAGTAATTCAGAATCCCACAATACAACAACAATGGCCGACTCAACCTGGATCCAACTTCGCAGGAAGCGCTCAACAGGGTCAACAGCAACCGTCCTATTCCCAACAGCCGGGTGCATTTCATCTGTACAATACTGGGTATCCCAGACAATATTATCCTGGTCCTAATGTCGTCAGTGGAGAAGTTAATCATCGTCGGCAGCAGGAGATAACGATCCAACAAGGGATCGCCAACACGGTGGTCATCAGTCGTAGGTACCCTCGGCGAAGCTGTGCCTACCGTCTCACCCGGCTCGGCGTTTCGTTCTTTCTGGTAGGTTTGGTATTACTTATTGTGCTTGGTGTCCTTATCGTCCATCCCACCATGAACGACATGAAGCTGAAGAAAGCCGTGTGCATTGTCACCTCTAGTGAAATGACAGGAGAGGATAAAAGTTGTAGTTGTGGTCGGTACTGTTCTTCGTCTTACCCTTGTCTCGAGATAAGAGTGGGCTACCACGCTAGCGGTGAGGAACACATTGCTTATCTGTATGAAAATGTTTACGACAGCAAAAACAAG TGTAGCACTCAGCCATGTAATACTTATGGAAATGTCGAAAGTGTATCAAGCTTCGAAAACAAGTATGGCCGAGTTCATGATACTTACACCTGTTTCTATAATCAAAAGAAACTTGATGAGGTGTTTTTAACAAGATCTTCAGTGAAAAGTGATAAGATGAAGATTTTGCATTGCATTTTGTGGCCGATGCTCATCATTGCAATGAGTGTTGGCCTCCTTGGTACTCTGTTTTGCCGATCCAAGGGCCACTGCTGCTTTAAGAAGACAAATGGTTCCTCTGTTCCCTACCAAGGCCTACAGCCGACCGCTTGA
- the LOC131769965 gene encoding neuropeptide Y receptor type 4-2 isoform X1 — protein sequence MRLKGIENLAKELLNRDQKVVIFETFFYLLTISVAVVGNSCVLLAVYRNSRLRTIPNYFIVSLAISDILLPLLCAPYSIAVAIVGYWPFNDSVCQSQGFFVIILACASLLTLTLTAINRFYRMVLTKHYRQIFTKWKTSTMIAFGVGLACLEPLPYLLSGRRYVFHPGKLFCFQTGEISLPNFIVYFYVGLPTFTLTICYALVFRQMRIHRRTVQNLRSCAMAVDNITHADIRVTKILFITVIGFLACWTPIAVIDFVDTFRGEVSLPRQVYVFYLILGNLSGAINPFIYGFLNRSFRREYGKMFSLRKRNSRRQNLQVDLTSFSSRNPRNTELTAN from the coding sequence ATGCGGCTGAAAGGAATCGAAAACTTGGCAAAAGAACTTTTAAACCGAGATCAGAAGGTTGTGATATTTGAAACGTTTTTCTATCTGTTAACAATTTCGGTGGCAGTCGTTGGAAACTCCTGTGTTCTTCTGGCAGTGTACAGAAACTCAAGACTGCGAACGATTCCTAACTACTTCATTGTGTCTCTGGCGATCTCTGATATTCTTTTACCTTTACTGTGTGCTCCGTATTCTATAGCTGTTGCCATCGTTGGTTACTGGCCATTTAATGATAGCGTTTGCCAAAGTCAAGGATTTTTCGTCATAATTTTAGCTTGCGCCTCTTTGCTAACCTTAACCCTGACCGCGATCAATCGATTTTACCGAATGGTCCTAACGAAACATTATCGgcaaatttttacaaagtggaaaACCTCAACTATGATAGCATTTGGAGTCGGCTTAGCTTGCTTGGAACCATTACCTTATTTACTTTCGGGTCGACGTTATGTCTTTCATCCCGGAAAGTTGTTTTGCTTTCAGACAGGTGAGATTTCCCTTCCAAACTTCATCGTGTATTTCTACGTCGGCTTGCCTACTTTCACTTTAACCATATGCTATGCTCTTGTCTTCAGACAAATGCGTATTCACCGGAGAACAGTTCAAAATTTGCGATCGTGTGCTATGGCTGTGGACAACATAACTCATGCAGATATCAGAGTTACAAAGATTCTGTTCATCACCGTGATAGGATTTTTGGCCTGTTGGACCCCGATTGCGGTCATAGATTTTGTAGACACGTTCCGGGGTGAAGTGTCTCTTCCGAGACAGGTCTATGTTTTTTACCTAATTCTGGGAAATTTGTCAGGAGCCATTAATCCTTTTATATACGGTTTCCTAAACAGGAGTTTCAGAAGAGAATATGGAAAGATGTTTTCGTTAAGGAAAAGAAACTCAAGACGGCAAAATTTGCAAGTGGATTTAACTTCGTTTTCGAGTCGAAACCCTCGCAACACAGAGCTCACCGCCAATTGA